One window from the genome of Fulvivirga lutea encodes:
- a CDS encoding potassium channel family protein, producing MKRIIYATSLFLISMTLGALGYVVLEDFTTLDAVYMAVITFATVGYNEVNTLSEAGKVFTIVFIIVNMGIFAYTVSVLSSFLFEGELRKVFKNLKSNRDLSKLTDHVIVCGYGKNGSKACEELLKDNKEFVIVESNEEVIRSLPEDKRYHFVIGNATLDEVLLEAGIENASTVITSLPEDSDNVFITLTARELNPLVKIIAKATEPSSEKKLYRAGASHVVMPDRLGGIHMANLITKPYVIEFLELINGVNDSKLVLEEVNHESLKEDYKNKTLRELDIRNKTGATIIAFKDDQLGFVFNPHSEKLVQDNDVLIVLGKAETIEKFKATFVA from the coding sequence TTGAAACGTATAATTTACGCTACTTCACTCTTTCTTATAAGCATGACACTTGGCGCATTGGGCTATGTGGTGTTAGAAGATTTTACAACTCTCGATGCTGTTTACATGGCAGTTATCACTTTTGCCACCGTTGGTTACAACGAAGTAAACACTTTAAGTGAAGCCGGAAAGGTTTTTACTATTGTATTCATCATTGTAAATATGGGTATATTCGCTTATACTGTTTCTGTTCTTTCTTCATTCTTATTTGAGGGTGAATTAAGAAAAGTATTTAAAAATTTAAAGTCTAACAGAGATTTGAGTAAGCTAACGGATCATGTAATTGTGTGTGGTTATGGTAAGAACGGCAGCAAGGCTTGTGAAGAGTTGTTAAAAGACAATAAGGAGTTTGTGATTGTTGAATCAAATGAAGAAGTGATACGCTCCTTACCGGAAGATAAACGCTATCATTTTGTCATTGGTAATGCAACTCTTGATGAGGTACTTTTAGAGGCAGGAATAGAAAATGCATCTACAGTCATCACCTCATTGCCAGAAGATTCAGATAACGTATTTATTACACTAACAGCAAGAGAATTAAACCCATTGGTTAAGATTATTGCTAAAGCCACTGAACCAAGTTCTGAGAAAAAACTATATAGAGCAGGTGCTTCTCATGTGGTTATGCCCGACCGTTTAGGAGGAATTCACATGGCTAATTTAATTACAAAGCCTTATGTTATAGAGTTTTTGGAGCTCATTAATGGCGTAAACGATAGTAAGCTTGTATTAGAGGAAGTGAACCATGAAAGCTTGAAAGAAGATTATAAAAATAAGACACTCAGAGAGCTAGACATTAGAAATAAAACAGGAGCTACTATTATTGCTTTTAAAGATGATCAGCTCGGTTTTGTTTTCAACCCACACTCAGAAAAGCTTGTTCAGGATAACGATGTTTTAATTGTTTTAGGCAAGGCTGAGACAATCGAGAAGTTTAAAGCCACATTTGTGGCTTGA
- a CDS encoding sulfotransferase-like domain-containing protein — protein sequence MKIISLWSGPRNVSTALMYSFAQRDDTTVIDEPLYAYYLKTTQADHPGKELVLKNMENDGDKVLESIRQHAQKVPVLFLKNMCHHWLGFDNSQLELFDNIFLIRDPEQMLPSLVRQIPQPILRDTGLRQQSEMFDYLSGKGKAPIVIDSKELLLNNKVILNKLCEAVDIEFTEKMLSWESGPKPYDGVWAKFWYQNVHKSIGFTPYNEKNDPFPEQLIPLLEECRPYYEHLSKHSFKI from the coding sequence ATGAAAATTATCTCCCTATGGTCTGGGCCCAGAAATGTTTCCACTGCCCTGATGTATTCCTTTGCTCAACGCGATGACACCACCGTTATTGACGAGCCTCTTTACGCTTATTATTTAAAAACAACTCAAGCCGATCATCCGGGTAAAGAATTGGTGTTAAAAAATATGGAAAATGATGGAGATAAGGTTTTGGAATCGATTAGGCAACACGCCCAAAAAGTACCTGTCCTTTTCTTAAAAAATATGTGTCATCATTGGCTAGGGTTCGATAACAGTCAATTGGAACTGTTTGATAATATATTTCTCATTCGAGACCCTGAGCAAATGTTGCCTTCTTTAGTCAGGCAAATACCACAACCCATTTTACGAGATACCGGCTTACGCCAACAATCAGAAATGTTTGATTATTTATCAGGAAAAGGTAAAGCACCTATAGTTATTGATTCTAAGGAACTACTCCTGAATAATAAAGTAATTCTAAATAAGTTATGTGAGGCTGTTGATATTGAGTTTACTGAAAAAATGTTAAGCTGGGAATCTGGCCCAAAACCTTATGATGGCGTTTGGGCTAAATTTTGGTATCAGAACGTTCATAAATCCATTGGATTTACCCCTTATAACGAGAAAAATGATCCTTTTCCAGAACAGTTAATTCCATTATTGGAAGAATGTAGACCCTATTATGAACATTTGTCTAAACACAGTTTTAAAATTTGA
- the ilvE gene encoding branched-chain-amino-acid transaminase produces the protein MIKLPDSRNENILININGELYPRDEAKVSVFDSVVQGGDAVWEGLRIYDKKVFMLEEHLDRMQASAKAMAFDTIPSKEEIKEEIFKTLKANNMYDECHIRLTLTRGKKVTSGMSPHFNQYGPTLIVLAEWKKPVYDNNGIRLITSSIRRNPPQCVDSKIHHNNLINNILAKIEANLAGVEDAVMLDIEGFVSETNATNIFIVKKDVVYTPFADSCLPGITRGNILRIGEENGLQVKEKRISISEMYSADEVFVTGTMGEITPVLEIDGRKINSKKGAMTSKIQALYSELVKREAVTIPQ, from the coding sequence ATGATAAAATTACCTGACAGTAGAAACGAAAACATTTTAATTAATATCAACGGAGAACTTTATCCTAGAGATGAAGCCAAGGTATCTGTATTCGATAGTGTAGTTCAGGGTGGCGATGCCGTTTGGGAGGGTCTCAGAATCTATGATAAAAAGGTGTTTATGCTTGAAGAACATCTCGATAGAATGCAGGCATCTGCAAAAGCCATGGCATTTGATACTATTCCTTCAAAGGAAGAGATCAAAGAAGAAATTTTTAAAACCTTAAAGGCAAACAACATGTATGACGAATGCCATATTCGTCTTACATTAACTCGAGGTAAAAAAGTTACTTCAGGCATGAGTCCACATTTCAATCAATATGGCCCAACCCTCATTGTACTGGCAGAATGGAAAAAACCAGTATACGACAATAATGGTATACGATTAATCACCTCCTCAATTCGTAGAAACCCTCCACAATGTGTTGACTCCAAAATTCATCATAACAACCTCATTAATAACATTTTAGCTAAGATTGAAGCTAATCTGGCCGGAGTTGAGGATGCCGTGATGTTAGATATAGAAGGGTTCGTCTCTGAAACCAACGCAACCAATATTTTTATTGTAAAAAAGGATGTAGTATATACTCCATTTGCCGATAGTTGCCTGCCTGGTATAACACGAGGAAATATTTTGAGAATTGGTGAGGAAAATGGGCTTCAGGTTAAAGAAAAACGAATTTCTATTTCTGAAATGTATTCAGCTGATGAAGTTTTTGTAACTGGAACCATGGGTGAGATAACTCCTGTTTTAGAAATTGATGGGCGAAAAATTAATAGTAAAAAAGGTGCTATGACCAGTAAAATTCAAGCTCTTTACAGTGAGCTTGTGAAGCGTGAAGCTGTAACAATACCGCAGTAA
- a CDS encoding TerB family tellurite resistance protein, whose product MNPSKSGWLSQFIDFKLANFSKSSEYKKMHKGKHPDQSFYGLIQPTGIMYGYPVGLFGIENEPHWTDYEKTKVLLADSLINVAELYSNKAAETEEQFLQLIENTLTSITEFYRGVYPEIAVSSKTWLGKKKTAYELAEQAIEKRVSLTGTKASNFWSSFFSRSQLFLDVYIFGQWTHTNPDNILLEFFKGEKEELSFTSVKVIAAAAHANAQIEDEERSLFEHFLTTTNLPAEKRRVAQEYFEHGMGIQEIPIQESDPWLIRKFFLELSALTIWSDKKVEDAEREFLESFSESLGFNSDEFEVSLIAVEGFLLQNWAQLDQLQGKINYKAVSDEYIDLLVKMSTAHLSKIENMVAEDYTLLAAIKKGSSNELSEEDKKLIKSKFLNILQSIPNFRVVMLPDEFLSYDNLLRVIPKETITRVLSQD is encoded by the coding sequence ATGAATCCGTCTAAATCAGGTTGGTTAAGTCAGTTTATTGATTTCAAATTGGCAAATTTTTCTAAGTCTTCAGAGTACAAGAAGATGCATAAAGGGAAACATCCCGATCAATCTTTCTATGGACTTATTCAGCCTACTGGTATTATGTATGGCTATCCTGTTGGCCTTTTTGGTATTGAAAATGAACCACATTGGACTGATTATGAAAAAACCAAAGTACTGCTTGCGGATAGTTTAATAAATGTTGCAGAACTGTATTCAAATAAGGCGGCAGAAACAGAGGAACAATTTCTTCAGTTAATTGAAAACACCTTAACTAGTATTACGGAATTTTATAGGGGTGTTTACCCTGAAATTGCAGTAAGTAGTAAAACCTGGTTGGGTAAAAAGAAAACAGCGTATGAACTGGCAGAACAAGCCATTGAAAAACGTGTATCATTAACCGGAACCAAGGCATCTAACTTTTGGTCATCATTTTTTAGCCGTAGTCAACTGTTTCTTGATGTTTATATTTTCGGGCAGTGGACGCATACTAACCCTGACAATATCTTACTAGAATTTTTTAAGGGTGAAAAAGAAGAACTAAGCTTTACATCCGTTAAGGTGATTGCTGCTGCTGCACATGCCAATGCTCAAATTGAAGATGAAGAACGAAGCCTATTCGAGCACTTTCTTACAACCACTAACCTACCTGCCGAAAAGCGTAGAGTAGCTCAGGAATATTTTGAACATGGCATGGGCATACAGGAAATTCCTATTCAGGAATCTGATCCCTGGCTTATCCGTAAATTTTTCCTTGAACTTTCTGCTCTTACCATTTGGTCAGACAAGAAAGTGGAGGATGCCGAAAGGGAATTTTTAGAGTCGTTTAGTGAATCTTTAGGATTCAATTCCGATGAGTTTGAGGTGAGCTTAATTGCCGTTGAAGGATTTTTACTGCAAAATTGGGCTCAGCTAGATCAACTACAAGGTAAAATTAATTACAAGGCTGTTAGCGATGAGTATATTGATCTCTTAGTAAAAATGTCAACGGCCCATTTATCGAAAATTGAAAATATGGTAGCTGAAGATTACACACTACTTGCGGCCATTAAAAAAGGCAGTTCTAATGAACTTTCTGAAGAAGATAAAAAGCTAATTAAAAGCAAGTTTCTGAATATTCTACAGAGTATACCAAATTTCAGAGTTGTGATGTTGCCTGATGAATTTTTGAGTTATGATAACCTGCTTAGAGTAATTCCTAAGGAAACAATTACGAGAGTTCTTTCTCAGGATTAA